One window of the Microvirga mediterraneensis genome contains the following:
- a CDS encoding peptide chain release factor 3 gives MTDLPAPVGRRRTFAIISHPDAGKTTLTEKLLLFGGAIQLAGEVKAKKNRVSTRSDWMGIEKERGISVVTSVMTFEYGGCVFNLLDTPGHEDFSEDTYRTLTAVDSAIMVIDAAKGIEARTRKLFEVCRMRDIPIVTFINKMDREARSPFDLLDEIEKTLALDTAPVTWPISQGKSFAGTFDLRRNMVRRIDTDDEPTEVAGPEDPKLMSLLPPEEADAWQEEVMLAQEACKPFDLQAFREGHLTPVFFGSALRNFGVRDLIDALAAYAPPPRGQEADKRLVEAGEPKMSGFVFKIQANMDPNHRDRIAFMRICSGKLQRGMKVKLVRTGKPMSLNAPQFFFAQDRAIADEAWAGDVVGIPNHGTLRIGDTLTEGEDIVFRGVPSFAPEILRRIKLQDAMKAKKLREALQQMAEEGVVQLFVPQDGSGAIVGVVGALQLDVLKERLAAEYGLPIDYEPTRFSICRWITADDPRELDKFIESHLSSMARDLDDAPVFMAPNMFNLQYEVDRYKAIRFSDVKDYQKKAA, from the coding sequence ATGACCGATCTTCCGGCCCCCGTGGGCCGCCGCCGCACCTTTGCGATCATCTCCCACCCAGACGCGGGCAAGACCACGCTGACCGAAAAGCTCCTGCTGTTCGGAGGCGCGATCCAGCTCGCCGGCGAGGTAAAGGCCAAGAAGAACCGCGTATCCACCCGGTCCGACTGGATGGGCATCGAGAAGGAGCGCGGCATCTCGGTCGTGACCTCGGTCATGACCTTCGAATATGGCGGCTGCGTCTTCAACCTGCTCGACACGCCGGGCCACGAGGACTTCTCGGAGGACACCTACCGGACCCTGACGGCGGTGGATTCGGCCATCATGGTGATCGACGCCGCGAAGGGTATCGAGGCGCGCACGCGCAAGCTCTTCGAAGTGTGCCGCATGCGCGACATCCCGATCGTCACCTTCATCAACAAGATGGACCGCGAGGCGCGCAGCCCCTTCGACCTGCTCGACGAGATCGAGAAGACGCTGGCGCTGGACACCGCGCCCGTCACCTGGCCGATCAGCCAGGGCAAGAGCTTCGCCGGCACCTTCGACCTGCGCCGCAACATGGTCCGGCGCATCGACACGGACGACGAGCCGACGGAGGTCGCAGGCCCGGAGGATCCGAAGCTCATGAGCCTGCTGCCGCCGGAAGAGGCGGATGCATGGCAGGAGGAGGTCATGCTGGCCCAGGAGGCCTGCAAGCCCTTCGACCTGCAGGCCTTCCGCGAAGGCCATCTCACGCCCGTGTTCTTCGGCAGCGCCCTGCGCAATTTCGGCGTGCGCGACCTCATCGACGCGCTGGCGGCTTACGCGCCGCCGCCGCGCGGCCAGGAGGCGGACAAGCGTCTCGTCGAGGCGGGCGAGCCCAAGATGTCGGGCTTCGTGTTCAAGATCCAGGCCAACATGGATCCGAACCACCGCGACCGCATCGCCTTCATGCGCATCTGCTCGGGCAAGCTCCAGCGCGGCATGAAGGTGAAGCTCGTGCGCACGGGCAAGCCCATGAGCCTGAACGCGCCGCAATTCTTCTTCGCCCAGGACCGCGCCATCGCGGACGAGGCCTGGGCGGGCGACGTGGTCGGCATTCCGAACCACGGGACCCTGCGCATCGGCGATACGCTGACGGAAGGCGAGGACATCGTGTTCCGCGGCGTGCCGAGCTTCGCGCCGGAAATCCTGCGCCGCATCAAGCTGCAGGATGCCATGAAGGCGAAGAAGCTGCGCGAGGCGCTGCAGCAGATGGCGGAAGAAGGCGTCGTGCAGCTCTTCGTGCCGCAGGACGGGTCGGGCGCCATCGTGGGCGTGGTCGGCGCCCTGCAGCTCGACGTGCTCAAAGAGCGTCTCGCGGCCGAATACGGCCTGCCGATCGATTACGAACCGACGCGCTTCTCCATCTGCCGCTGGATCACGGCGGACGATCCGCGGGAACTCGACAAGTTCATCGAGAGCCACCTGTCGTCCATGGCGCGGGATCTCGACGATGCGCCCGTCTTCATGGCGCCTAACATGTTCAACCTTCAATACGAGGTCGACCGCTACAAGGCGATCCGGTTCTCGGACGTGAAGGACTACCAGAAGAAGGCCGCCTGA